A stretch of the Arthrobacter sp. PAMC 25486 genome encodes the following:
- a CDS encoding C-terminal binding protein, giving the protein MRIVITDTDHDSVDVETQVAASRGIDLVVAQCQTEEEVIQAAAGADGLIVQYAPITRRVFEALPGLAAVGRYGVGVDTIDLEAATEHGVAITNVPDYGTEEVSDHAISLALSASRGVARLDRGIRRGDYSLEVAKPLFRLRGRVFGVVGLGNIGAATARKAKGVGFTAIGSDPAFEPGTITADGIEVVTFEDLLERTDILSVHAPLTARTHHLIGTDAISRMKPGTIVVNTSRGPLIDTAALVSALQEGRLGGAALDVFEEEPLPIDSDLMSLDNVTLTPHAAWYSEESYQELKRRVIENVADICAGIPVPNVVNPAFFDQMVKG; this is encoded by the coding sequence GTGCGTATTGTCATCACAGACACAGATCACGACTCGGTAGACGTTGAGACTCAGGTTGCAGCCAGCCGGGGCATCGACCTGGTCGTTGCACAGTGCCAGACCGAGGAAGAGGTCATCCAGGCTGCGGCCGGAGCCGACGGACTCATCGTGCAGTACGCACCGATCACGCGTCGCGTGTTTGAGGCTCTGCCCGGCCTCGCCGCCGTCGGACGCTACGGCGTCGGGGTGGACACAATCGACCTCGAAGCTGCGACCGAGCACGGTGTCGCCATCACCAACGTCCCGGATTACGGAACCGAAGAGGTCAGCGACCATGCGATCTCGTTGGCGCTCAGTGCGTCTCGCGGAGTTGCCCGTCTGGACCGCGGTATCCGTCGGGGCGACTACTCTCTGGAGGTTGCAAAACCGCTGTTCCGTCTCCGCGGTCGCGTCTTTGGCGTCGTCGGATTGGGAAACATCGGCGCAGCGACGGCGCGCAAGGCGAAGGGCGTTGGCTTCACCGCGATCGGCTCAGATCCTGCCTTTGAACCCGGCACGATCACAGCCGATGGCATCGAGGTTGTCACCTTCGAAGACCTCCTTGAACGCACCGACATCCTGTCGGTGCACGCCCCGCTCACAGCGAGGACGCACCACCTCATCGGCACTGACGCTATCTCCCGCATGAAGCCGGGCACGATCGTCGTCAACACGAGTCGTGGGCCTCTGATCGACACCGCAGCACTGGTCAGCGCTCTGCAGGAGGGGCGACTGGGCGGTGCGGCGCTGGACGTATTCGAGGAGGAGCCGCTGCCCATAGACTCCGACTTGATGAGTCTGGATAACGTCACACTGACCCCGCATGCCGCGTGGTACAGCGAGGAGTCCTATCAGGAGCTCAAGCGTCGCGTAATTGAGAACGTGGCCGACATCTGCGCAGGCATTCCGGTGCCCAACGTTGTCAATCCGGCCTTCTTCGATCAGATGGTGAAAGGATGA
- a CDS encoding 5-deoxy-glucuronate isomerase, with translation MTSTKNPSRKVQSPETPGWHIVIAPDRSECTAAHVFRLNLPAGESHTITTGELEMHPVLIHGRVTLSGHPTLSGELNRFDGFYLPADQTITVTADEDAVFYVAGAQYEGIGEPVLTPWNAETPIGDVHQIHGQGTSRREVMFTLPSKVPASRLICGLTWSGQGTWTSWPPHQHEKDLEEVYCYFDMPTPHFGLHLGYAASGETDEIVAHPVRSGSFVEVPDGYHPTVATPGTVNAYLWVLAAHRTSSRSYDLAIEDPILENLRG, from the coding sequence ATGACGTCGACGAAGAATCCCAGCCGCAAGGTGCAATCCCCGGAGACACCCGGCTGGCATATAGTTATCGCACCGGATCGCTCCGAGTGCACCGCAGCCCATGTGTTCCGGCTCAACCTGCCCGCTGGCGAGTCGCACACCATCACCACCGGTGAACTGGAGATGCACCCCGTGCTCATCCACGGTCGGGTGACCCTGTCTGGGCATCCGACTCTGAGCGGCGAACTGAACCGTTTCGACGGCTTCTACCTGCCCGCCGATCAGACAATCACCGTCACCGCAGATGAAGACGCTGTCTTCTACGTTGCTGGAGCGCAGTACGAAGGGATCGGCGAGCCGGTCCTCACACCGTGGAACGCCGAGACCCCCATCGGGGACGTCCACCAAATTCACGGTCAGGGCACCTCGCGTCGCGAGGTGATGTTCACGCTACCTTCGAAGGTGCCGGCATCGCGCCTGATTTGTGGACTTACGTGGAGTGGCCAGGGCACCTGGACGAGCTGGCCCCCTCACCAGCACGAGAAGGACCTCGAAGAGGTCTACTGCTACTTCGACATGCCGACCCCTCACTTCGGTCTGCACCTGGGTTACGCAGCAAGTGGCGAGACGGACGAGATCGTCGCGCACCCCGTGCGCAGCGGTAGCTTCGTCGAGGTGCCGGATGGGTACCACCCGACTGTCGCGACGCCTGGAACGGTCAACGCCTACCTGTGGGTTCTCGCCGCGCACCGTACGTCGAGCCGCAGCTACGACCTCGCTATTGAGGACCCGATCCTCGAGAATCTGCGGGGCTGA
- a CDS encoding TRAP transporter large permease, producing the protein MTITALIMLSVFLVLLFLSVPISFALAGAVVAVLIFDPTIELGFEVIAQRMYGGLESSAIMAIPFFILAGNIMTKGGISSRLVEFANSLIGGVRGGMGYALVLASGFFAALSGSAPATVIAIGMMLYPDMVKLGYPKGRVASLLVVSGGLGPILPPSIIMIVYATMTGASVGNMFKSGMVIGLMILVVLMILVALYAKKEKWPKSDQKFSAAKFRKSFLTAIPALLLPVIILGGIYSGLVTPTESAVLAVVWSLIVSLFVYRQVSFKELGPIFISSAKSSAMILFILAASTAFSWLFAYSGTSASLVNGIISMNLSPMMFLIIVAILLLVMGIFIEGIATAVLMVPILWPIASALGIDVIHFGMVVSIANVVGTMTPPVAVSIFAAQSVTNLKPGVIVKNQMPFFLGYLAIFVLVVLVPSVSTFLIR; encoded by the coding sequence ATGACTATCACCGCGCTCATTATGCTGTCGGTTTTCTTGGTGCTGCTTTTCCTCAGCGTGCCGATTTCATTTGCCCTCGCGGGTGCCGTCGTGGCAGTGCTGATATTCGACCCCACGATCGAACTCGGCTTCGAGGTGATTGCACAACGCATGTACGGCGGGCTCGAAAGCTCCGCCATCATGGCTATTCCGTTCTTCATCCTGGCGGGAAACATCATGACCAAGGGTGGGATCTCGAGCAGACTGGTTGAGTTCGCTAACTCACTCATCGGTGGCGTTCGAGGCGGCATGGGCTATGCGCTTGTGCTTGCCAGCGGTTTCTTCGCGGCGCTGTCCGGCTCTGCTCCCGCTACTGTCATCGCCATCGGCATGATGCTGTACCCGGACATGGTCAAACTCGGCTACCCGAAAGGGCGCGTCGCATCCCTGCTGGTCGTCTCCGGTGGTCTCGGCCCGATTCTCCCGCCGAGCATCATCATGATCGTGTACGCAACGATGACCGGTGCTTCGGTCGGCAACATGTTCAAGTCGGGTATGGTCATCGGCCTGATGATCCTGGTCGTTCTGATGATCCTGGTTGCGTTGTACGCCAAAAAGGAAAAGTGGCCCAAGAGCGACCAGAAGTTTTCCGCAGCTAAGTTCCGCAAGTCGTTCCTCACTGCCATCCCCGCACTTCTTCTACCCGTTATCATCTTGGGTGGTATTTACTCCGGTCTTGTGACACCAACGGAATCCGCCGTCCTCGCTGTGGTGTGGTCGCTGATTGTGAGCCTGTTCGTTTACCGTCAGGTCAGCTTCAAGGAACTTGGCCCGATCTTCATCAGCTCTGCAAAGAGCAGTGCCATGATCCTGTTCATCCTGGCTGCGTCGACCGCGTTCTCCTGGCTCTTCGCCTACTCAGGTACATCGGCCTCGCTGGTCAATGGCATCATTTCGATGAATCTCAGCCCGATGATGTTCCTGATCATCGTTGCGATTCTGCTGCTCGTCATGGGCATCTTCATCGAGGGCATTGCGACCGCGGTTCTTATGGTTCCGATCCTGTGGCCGATCGCCAGCGCCCTGGGCATCGACGTCATCCACTTCGGAATGGTCGTCTCGATCGCCAACGTCGTCGGGACAATGACGCCGCCTGTGGCTGTAAGTATCTTCGCAGCGCAGTCGGTCACGAACCTCAAACCCGGTGTGATCGTCAAGAATCAGATGCCGTTCTTCCTGGGCTATCTCGCAATCTTCGTTCTCGTGGTGCTTGTCCCCAGCGTCAGCACCTTCCTCATCCGCTAA
- a CDS encoding TRAP transporter small permease has product MIKNPLQPERPDVLSATRKVLQRGENFIMIATFAIMVAALFLGILNRNFIHSSMPWLGEIATFSMIYMVLLGTEAGLRDGSQVAISGVVDKFSGRARLGLKVIAKLVVVLFSAVMLYASASMVVRQIQTGQTSPALGAPMWLPYVAFLLSFLIIVVVQIAYLIILVKAFVTNDAALAKTVEAERDEVQELLAEETAKTVATPIVDGDAPTQKESR; this is encoded by the coding sequence ATGATCAAGAATCCACTCCAGCCAGAAAGGCCTGACGTGTTGAGTGCTACACGCAAGGTGCTCCAGCGCGGAGAGAACTTCATCATGATCGCAACGTTCGCGATCATGGTGGCCGCGCTCTTCCTGGGGATCCTCAACCGAAACTTTATCCACTCATCCATGCCGTGGCTCGGCGAGATCGCCACGTTCAGCATGATCTACATGGTTCTCCTCGGCACCGAAGCTGGGCTCCGCGACGGTAGCCAGGTTGCGATCTCCGGCGTCGTTGACAAATTCAGTGGCCGGGCCCGTCTGGGCCTTAAAGTCATCGCGAAATTGGTCGTCGTGCTTTTCTCTGCAGTGATGCTGTACGCATCCGCAAGTATGGTCGTGCGCCAGATCCAGACCGGGCAGACTTCGCCCGCCCTCGGCGCTCCCATGTGGCTGCCCTACGTCGCCTTCCTGCTGTCATTCCTCATCATCGTCGTTGTCCAAATCGCTTATCTGATCATCCTCGTAAAGGCTTTCGTTACCAACGATGCTGCTCTCGCAAAGACCGTCGAGGCAGAGCGGGACGAAGTCCAGGAGTTGCTTGCGGAAGAGACCGCCAAGACGGTAGCCACCCCGATCGTTGACGGCGACGCACCCACCCAGAAGGAGTCCCGATGA
- a CDS encoding TRAP transporter substrate-binding protein, which translates to MNKKVLAALVAVMVPFSLAACSANGGDGSSDDVIKFQLSMTDNKSSNYYQGAATIAEEVEKATDGRIQINVVAGGGLGDERGTLEMAMNGDLDIATAANPIFTNWIPEMSALDQPFLFDNAEQAHAAVDGEVGELIETAASEKGLHILGYMESGFRNVFSTKPITEISDFNGVTIRTMQNKYHMAAFDAFGAQPEALPAGDQFTALQQGTIDAAENATANMLASRLFEVTRHHTTTEHAFVYILIAMSDKAWNKIPTDLQPVFQDAVRRGAEAQRGYLAEANETAAVSLQAEGVEFHETDRTSLVAAYEATSEERGFTFDPKWTAAIDKARTNK; encoded by the coding sequence ATGAACAAGAAAGTCCTTGCGGCGCTCGTAGCCGTTATGGTGCCGTTCTCCTTGGCGGCTTGCTCTGCAAACGGTGGAGACGGATCCTCCGATGACGTCATCAAGTTCCAGCTCTCGATGACAGACAACAAGAGCTCGAACTACTACCAGGGCGCGGCCACGATCGCGGAAGAAGTTGAAAAGGCCACAGACGGGCGCATCCAGATCAACGTGGTCGCAGGCGGCGGGCTGGGCGATGAGCGTGGAACGCTCGAAATGGCCATGAACGGCGATCTTGACATCGCCACCGCGGCCAACCCAATCTTCACAAACTGGATCCCAGAGATGTCTGCGCTCGACCAGCCGTTCCTCTTCGACAATGCCGAGCAGGCGCACGCCGCTGTTGACGGCGAAGTCGGAGAACTGATCGAGACCGCGGCCAGCGAGAAGGGTCTCCACATTCTCGGATACATGGAATCAGGCTTCCGCAACGTGTTCTCCACGAAGCCGATCACCGAGATCTCTGACTTCAACGGTGTCACGATCCGCACCATGCAGAACAAGTACCACATGGCCGCCTTCGATGCCTTCGGGGCACAGCCCGAGGCGTTGCCTGCCGGTGACCAGTTCACGGCACTGCAGCAGGGCACAATCGATGCCGCAGAGAACGCCACCGCCAACATGCTGGCGAGCCGCCTATTCGAGGTGACCAGACACCACACCACCACCGAACACGCCTTCGTCTACATCCTCATCGCGATGTCAGATAAAGCCTGGAACAAGATCCCCACAGATCTGCAGCCGGTGTTCCAAGACGCCGTTCGTCGTGGTGCGGAGGCACAGCGCGGATATCTCGCTGAAGCCAACGAGACCGCGGCCGTTAGCCTCCAAGCCGAAGGTGTTGAGTTCCATGAGACTGACCGCACTTCACTCGTCGCAGCTTACGAAGCGACCTCCGAAGAACGAGGCTTCACCTTCGATCCCAAGTGGACCGCAGCGATTGACAAGGCTCGTACAAACAAATGA
- a CDS encoding FadR/GntR family transcriptional regulator: MKSSGQGPSEGPLHHSISQELGIEIIEGVWDTDRVATLEEIQHRFEVSRTVAREVTRTLESMGLITSRRSIGISPQPIDAWKVLDVNLINWRLKSNRAGEQLDSLTQLRMVVEPAAALGMAKNESVHVRAGLLPIAAEMRRTGESGNLEEYLEHDIEFHRLILRSSGNELFAALADLVAAVLRGRTEAGLMPDRPAEISIAAHEDVAQEIFQGNVIGAGLAMERVIQEVRGAIGSTE; encoded by the coding sequence ATGAAGAGCTCCGGACAGGGGCCCAGCGAGGGTCCACTGCACCACAGCATCTCGCAGGAGCTCGGCATCGAAATCATCGAGGGCGTCTGGGACACCGATCGTGTAGCAACACTCGAAGAAATCCAGCACAGGTTCGAGGTATCGCGCACTGTGGCCCGCGAAGTCACCCGTACGCTCGAATCGATGGGCCTCATCACCTCTCGACGAAGCATCGGCATAAGCCCCCAGCCGATTGACGCGTGGAAGGTACTCGACGTCAACCTCATCAATTGGCGACTTAAATCAAATCGCGCAGGTGAGCAGCTCGATTCCCTCACCCAACTACGAATGGTCGTAGAACCAGCAGCCGCGCTGGGGATGGCGAAGAATGAGTCGGTCCATGTACGCGCCGGCCTCCTCCCCATCGCTGCTGAAATGCGCCGCACCGGTGAGAGCGGCAACCTTGAGGAATATCTCGAGCACGACATCGAATTCCACCGACTGATTTTACGTTCTTCAGGCAACGAGCTCTTCGCCGCGCTGGCCGATCTAGTGGCTGCTGTACTGCGGGGCCGCACCGAGGCCGGGCTGATGCCAGACCGGCCAGCGGAGATCTCCATTGCTGCCCACGAGGATGTCGCGCAAGAGATCTTCCAAGGAAATGTAATTGGTGCGGGCCTGGCCATGGAGCGGGTTATCCAGGAAGTCCGCGGCGCCATCGGCTCTACGGAATGA
- the serA gene encoding phosphoglycerate dehydrogenase, which produces MSATKPVVLLAEELSPATIEALGPDFEIRHTDGADRSQLLSAIVDVDAILVRSATLVDAEAIAAAKNLKVIARAGVGLDNVDIKAATQAGVMVVNAPTSNIVSAAELTIGHILSLARHIPAASTALKNGEWKRSKYTGTELLEKKLGIIGLGRIGALITERAKAFGMEVVAYDPYVTSARAASLGVQLLSLDELLEQSDFITIHMPRTPETLGMIGTEAFKKMKKSAYVINVARGGLIDEAALNIALRNGEIAGAGIDVFVKEPATDVDFLELDNVIATPHLGASTDEAQEKAGVSVAKSVRLALAGELVPDAVNVAGGVIAAEVRPGIPLIEKLGRIFTALTHASVTQIDVEIAGEIAALDVKALELSALKGVFKDVVSEQVSYVNAPVLAEQRGIKTNLITTLESADYRNVLTIRGALSDDSQISVSGTLTGPKQIQKIVAVNGYELEIPMSDHLLVISYADRPGVVGTLGRLLGENGVNIAGMQVARHTEGGQALALITVDSSVPQALLESLKTEIGASMAREVDLED; this is translated from the coding sequence GTGAGCGCCACCAAACCCGTAGTACTCCTCGCTGAGGAACTTTCGCCCGCTACGATCGAGGCCTTGGGCCCCGATTTTGAGATCCGTCACACCGACGGCGCGGACCGATCCCAGCTGCTTTCCGCCATTGTTGACGTTGACGCGATCCTGGTTCGCTCCGCAACTCTCGTGGACGCCGAGGCTATCGCCGCGGCCAAGAACTTGAAGGTCATCGCTCGTGCCGGCGTGGGGCTGGACAATGTTGACATCAAGGCCGCAACCCAGGCCGGCGTCATGGTTGTGAACGCGCCGACCTCCAACATCGTCTCCGCCGCCGAGCTGACCATCGGACACATCCTGTCCCTGGCCCGCCACATTCCGGCCGCCAGCACCGCCCTGAAGAACGGCGAATGGAAGCGCTCCAAGTACACCGGCACCGAGCTGCTGGAAAAGAAGCTGGGCATCATCGGCCTGGGCCGCATCGGCGCCCTGATCACCGAGCGCGCCAAGGCCTTCGGCATGGAGGTCGTTGCGTACGACCCCTACGTCACCTCGGCCCGCGCCGCCAGCCTCGGCGTCCAGCTGCTCTCCCTGGATGAGCTGCTGGAGCAGTCCGACTTCATCACGATCCACATGCCGCGCACCCCCGAGACCCTGGGCATGATCGGCACCGAAGCGTTCAAGAAGATGAAGAAGAGCGCCTACGTCATCAACGTGGCCCGCGGCGGCCTCATCGACGAAGCAGCCCTGAACATCGCCCTGCGCAACGGCGAAATCGCCGGCGCCGGCATCGACGTGTTCGTCAAGGAGCCGGCCACCGACGTCGACTTCCTGGAACTCGACAACGTCATTGCCACCCCGCACCTGGGTGCCTCCACCGACGAGGCCCAGGAAAAGGCTGGCGTCTCCGTCGCCAAGTCCGTGCGCCTGGCACTGGCCGGCGAGCTCGTTCCCGACGCCGTGAACGTCGCCGGCGGCGTCATTGCCGCAGAAGTCCGTCCCGGCATCCCGCTGATCGAGAAGCTGGGCCGCATCTTCACCGCGCTGACCCACGCCTCCGTCACGCAGATCGACGTTGAAATTGCCGGCGAAATTGCCGCCCTCGACGTCAAGGCGCTGGAACTCTCCGCACTCAAGGGCGTCTTCAAGGACGTCGTCTCCGAACAGGTTTCCTACGTCAACGCACCGGTTTTGGCCGAGCAGCGCGGCATCAAGACGAACCTGATCACCACACTGGAATCGGCCGATTACCGCAACGTGCTGACCATCCGCGGCGCCCTGTCCGACGATTCACAGATCTCCGTCTCCGGCACCCTGACCGGCCCGAAGCAGATCCAGAAGATCGTCGCCGTCAACGGCTACGAGCTGGAAATCCCCATGAGCGATCACCTCCTGGTCATCTCCTACGCGGACCGCCCCGGCGTCGTCGGCACCCTCGGCCGCCTCCTCGGCGAGAACGGCGTCAACATCGCCGGCATGCAGGTCGCCCGCCACACCGAAGGCGGCCAGGCCCTGGCCCTCATCACGGTGGACAGCTCCGTCCCGCAGGCACTGCTGGAATCCCTCAAGACCGAGATCGGCGCCTCCATGGCCCGCGAGGTCGACCTGGAGGACTAA